Proteins encoded within one genomic window of Triticum aestivum cultivar Chinese Spring chromosome 2D, IWGSC CS RefSeq v2.1, whole genome shotgun sequence:
- the LOC123050101 gene encoding benzyl alcohol O-benzoyltransferase-like, whose translation MSTLSFIVLRREPVLVGPASPTTPREKKRLSDVDDQDELRSHIRGIFFYRGGGLARGDPVDIIRRALSEALVHYYPLAGRLLEVENRKLAVDCTGEGVTFVEADADVRLADLEADVPGLMPPFPWIEELCFEVDGSSALLNCPLVIIQVTRLLCGGFAVWHSFNHTMCDAAGFIQFRNAVAELARGLPAPTVAPAWSREVLDARSPPTPAFPHREYDPVPRTQTPKEDDIVRRAFVFGPSDVAAIKKVMPPHLRDRATSFEVLAAVLWHARTAALRTLWSDEEARLVTVVSVRRHSSALSLPAGYYGFACAYVTVVMAAGTLLSCSLADVVEQVREAKASVTPEYMRSTADLLVLRGRPPLARANMFLLSDLRHVGFQRVDFGWGEPVYGGPSGVKFGNAFFVAVKTSDGTDAVAVPVALPTMAMEKFAAEIQSLLKDSIKQP comes from the exons ATGTCCACGCTCAGCTTCATCGTACTCCGGAGAGAGCCCGTGCTCGTCGGCCCAGCCTCGCCGACGACACCGCGCGAGAAGAAGCGCCTCTCCGACGTCGACGACCAAGACGAGCTGCGGTCGCACATCCGCGGCATCTTTTTCTACCGCGGCGGAGGGCTCGCGCGCGGCGACCCCGTGGACATCATCCGCCGAGCCTTGTCCGAGGCGCTGGTGCACTACTACCCACTCGCCGGACGGCTCCTGGAGGTGGAGAACCGGAAACTGGCCGTCGACTGCACCGGCGAAGGGGTGACGTTCGTCGAGGCGGACGCTGACGTGCGACTGGCGGATCTCGAGGCCGACGTGCCCGGGCTGATGCCGCCATTCCCGTGGATTGAGGAGCTCTGCTTCGAGGTGGATGGCTCCAGCGCTCTGCTCAACTGCCCCCTGGTGATCATTCAG GTGACGCGGCTCCTGTGTGGCGGCTTCGCCGTGTGGCATAGCTTCAACCACACCATGTGCGACGCCGCGGGGTTCATACAGTTCCGGaacgccgtcgccgagctcgctcGAGGCCTTCCTGCGCCGACCGTCGCACCTGCCTGGTCTCGCGAGGTTCTTGACGCGCGAAGCCCCCCAACGCCTGCATTCCCGCACCGCGAGTATGATCCAGTGCCTCGGACGCAGACACCAAAGGAGGATGACATTGTAAGGCGCGCCTTCGTGTTCGGCCCTTCGGACGTCGCCGCGATCAAGAAAGTCATGCCGCCTCACCTCCGAGACAGGGCAACGAGCTTCGAGGTGCTCGCGGCGGTGCTGTGGCACGCCCGCACGGCGGCGTTGAGGACGCTCTGGTCCGACGAGGAGGCGCGGCTGGTGACCGTCGTCAGCGTGAGGAGGCACAGCAGCGCCCTGAGCCTCCCCGCCGGCTACTACGGCTTCGCTTGCGCGTACGTCACCGTGGTGATGGCCGCCGGCACGCTGCTCAGCTGCTCGTTGGCAGACGTGGTGGAGCAGGTGCGGGAGGCGAAAGCGTCGGTGACCCCCGAGTATATGCGCTCCACGGCGGACCTTTTGGTGCTCCGTGGCCGGCCGCCTTTGGCCAGGGCAAATATGTTCCTTCTGTCTGACCTCCGGCACGTTGGGTTCCAACGCGTGGACTTCGGGTGGGGCGAGCCGGTGTACGGCGGGCCCTCTGGCGTCAAGTTCGGGAATGCCTTCTTTGTGGCTGTCAAGACCAGCGACGGAACGGACGCGGTGGCAGTGCCGGTCGCACTGCCAACCATGGCCATGGAGAAGTTCGCGGCGGAGATCCAGAGCTTGCTCAAGGATAGTATTAAACAGCCCTAG